From Antedon mediterranea chromosome 9, ecAntMedi1.1, whole genome shotgun sequence, a single genomic window includes:
- the LOC140058648 gene encoding ceramide kinase-like isoform X2, with the protein MALETLSAVLEIDDQPYEVCLNSKVLTWDKVALRHRSINRAKLTEIVAIKAGPTDKPSQSNNREFTVHSVKRKKGNKWRLYSETFVCPDAATRDKWIKRIQTSIETGPVRPQRIFVIVNPYGGKGKAPKIYQKKVAPLFELAGISTEVIETTHANHAWQLMLDIDFNDVDGIVCVGGDGTFAEVVNGLILRTQKDAGIDINDQGSKLIPPKLKIGIIPAGSTDVVVYDTTGYNDPVTSALQIILGETLGMDVCSVFHDNELIRYTVSFLGYGFFGDVVRESENYRWVGPKRYELAGAMQFMGNKSYHGEVKYVPNLDEGHSPMDQNPCGARCNICTRKKSMLDINTNQRSQQAEGGVGEIDLDETDHWNSIKGEYMYVNAALVSGMCDKSPTGVSPAAHLGNGCVDLIVVRKCSRLNYLRHLMRLSSSANHFDFNFVEVHRVKKFKFRPLTPDETSIPAYSATMDSLDLDSGLFRRSSGSYNLPRSTSTISSSSWNIDGEINRLPAIDVNVHCQLINVFARGIEQFEDKTSCNFCCKANKNNTVT; encoded by the exons ATGGCACTAGAAACACTATCCGCAGTTCTGGAAATTGACGATCAACCATACGAAGTCTGCTTAAATTCCAAAGTGCTAACGTGGGATAAAGTGGCTCTACGAC ATCGATCCATCAATCGAGCAAAGCTTACCGAAATAGTCGCAATAAAAGCAGGACCAACAGACAAACCTTCTCAATCAAACAATAGAGAATTTACAG TTCATTCTGTGAAGAGAAAAAAGGGAAACAAATGGAGGTTATATTCAGAAACATTTGTGTGTCCTGACGCAGCAACAAGAGATAAATGGATAAAACGTATACAGACATCAATTGAAACTG GGCCAGTGAGACCACAACGGATATTTGTGATAGTTAATCCTTATGGTGGAAAAGGGAAAGCCCCTAAAATATACCAGAAGAAGGTCGCACCTTTGTTTGAGCTTGCAGGTATTAGTACTGAAGTTATAG AGACTACACACGCTAACCATGCATGGCAACTAATGCTAGATATAGATTTCAATGACGTTGATGG AATTGTGTGCGTTGGCGGGGATGGTACATTTGCTGAAGTTGTCAATGGGTTGATACTCCGAACACAAAAGGATGCTGGGATAGATATCAATGACCAAGGGTCAAAGTTGATTCCGCCCAAACTGAAGATTGGAATCATCCCAGCAG gCTCTACAGATGTTGTTGTTTATGACACTACAGGGTACAATGACCCTGTGACATCAGCACTTCAAATAATACTTG GAGAGACTCTTGGAATGGATGTCTGTTCTGTGTTTCATGATAACGAGTTGATACGATACACAGTCTCGTTTCTTGGCTATGGGTTCTTCGGTGATGTTGTGCGTGAAAGCGAGAACTACCGATGGGTCGGCCCAAAAAGATATGAATTAGCAG GCGCCATGCAATTCATGGGGAACAAGTCATACCATGGAGAGGTGAAGTATGTACCAAATTTAGATGAGGGTCATTCACCTATGGACCAGAACCCTTGTGGAGCAAG GTGCAATATATGTACTCGGAAGAAATCTATGTTAGATATAAATACGAATCAAAGGTCACAGCAAGCAGAGGGAGGAGTAGGTGAAATAGACCTTGATGAAACTG ATCATTGGAATAGCATCAAGGGAGAATATATGTACGTGAATGCTGCCCTTGTGAGTGGCATGTGCGACAAATCACCCACCGGTGTCTCGCCAGCAGCACATCTTGGTAACGGTTGTGTCGATTTAATTGTTGTTCGCAAATGTTCACGATTAAACTACCTCAGACATTTGATGCGATTGAGTTCATCGGCCAACCAT TTTGATTTTAATTTCGTTGAGGTCCACCGTGTAAAGAAGTTCAAATTCCGACCTTTGACACCTGACGAGACATCAATCCCAGCTTATAGTGCTACAATGGATAGCCTAGACCTTGATAGTGGTTTATTTAGGAGGTCATCGGGTAGCTACAACCTTCCACGTTCCACGAGTACGATTAGTTCAAGCTCTTGGAACATTGATGGAGAAATTAACAGACTTCCTGCGATAGATGTTAA TGTTCACTGTCAGCTGATCAATGTGTTCGCCAGAGGAATAGAACAATTTGAAGACAAAACATCTTGTAACTTCTGCTGCaaagcaaataaaaacaatacagtcACTTGA
- the LOC140058648 gene encoding ceramide kinase-like isoform X1 encodes MALETLSAVLEIDDQPYEVCLNSKVLTWDKVALRRTEKRREFSLDLPEQNLYENFDFEYCIHDRSINRAKLTEIVAIKAGPTDKPSQSNNREFTVHSVKRKKGNKWRLYSETFVCPDAATRDKWIKRIQTSIETGPVRPQRIFVIVNPYGGKGKAPKIYQKKVAPLFELAGISTEVIETTHANHAWQLMLDIDFNDVDGIVCVGGDGTFAEVVNGLILRTQKDAGIDINDQGSKLIPPKLKIGIIPAGSTDVVVYDTTGYNDPVTSALQIILGETLGMDVCSVFHDNELIRYTVSFLGYGFFGDVVRESENYRWVGPKRYELAGAMQFMGNKSYHGEVKYVPNLDEGHSPMDQNPCGARCNICTRKKSMLDINTNQRSQQAEGGVGEIDLDETDHWNSIKGEYMYVNAALVSGMCDKSPTGVSPAAHLGNGCVDLIVVRKCSRLNYLRHLMRLSSSANHFDFNFVEVHRVKKFKFRPLTPDETSIPAYSATMDSLDLDSGLFRRSSGSYNLPRSTSTISSSSWNIDGEINRLPAIDVNVHCQLINVFARGIEQFEDKTSCNFCCKANKNNTVT; translated from the exons ATGGCACTAGAAACACTATCCGCAGTTCTGGAAATTGACGATCAACCATACGAAGTCTGCTTAAATTCCAAAGTGCTAACGTGGGATAAAGTGGCTCTACGAC GAACAGAAAAAAGGCGTGAATTTTCTTTGGATTTGCCAGAGCAGAATTTATACGAAAATTTTGACTTTGAATACTGTATCCATG ATCGATCCATCAATCGAGCAAAGCTTACCGAAATAGTCGCAATAAAAGCAGGACCAACAGACAAACCTTCTCAATCAAACAATAGAGAATTTACAG TTCATTCTGTGAAGAGAAAAAAGGGAAACAAATGGAGGTTATATTCAGAAACATTTGTGTGTCCTGACGCAGCAACAAGAGATAAATGGATAAAACGTATACAGACATCAATTGAAACTG GGCCAGTGAGACCACAACGGATATTTGTGATAGTTAATCCTTATGGTGGAAAAGGGAAAGCCCCTAAAATATACCAGAAGAAGGTCGCACCTTTGTTTGAGCTTGCAGGTATTAGTACTGAAGTTATAG AGACTACACACGCTAACCATGCATGGCAACTAATGCTAGATATAGATTTCAATGACGTTGATGG AATTGTGTGCGTTGGCGGGGATGGTACATTTGCTGAAGTTGTCAATGGGTTGATACTCCGAACACAAAAGGATGCTGGGATAGATATCAATGACCAAGGGTCAAAGTTGATTCCGCCCAAACTGAAGATTGGAATCATCCCAGCAG gCTCTACAGATGTTGTTGTTTATGACACTACAGGGTACAATGACCCTGTGACATCAGCACTTCAAATAATACTTG GAGAGACTCTTGGAATGGATGTCTGTTCTGTGTTTCATGATAACGAGTTGATACGATACACAGTCTCGTTTCTTGGCTATGGGTTCTTCGGTGATGTTGTGCGTGAAAGCGAGAACTACCGATGGGTCGGCCCAAAAAGATATGAATTAGCAG GCGCCATGCAATTCATGGGGAACAAGTCATACCATGGAGAGGTGAAGTATGTACCAAATTTAGATGAGGGTCATTCACCTATGGACCAGAACCCTTGTGGAGCAAG GTGCAATATATGTACTCGGAAGAAATCTATGTTAGATATAAATACGAATCAAAGGTCACAGCAAGCAGAGGGAGGAGTAGGTGAAATAGACCTTGATGAAACTG ATCATTGGAATAGCATCAAGGGAGAATATATGTACGTGAATGCTGCCCTTGTGAGTGGCATGTGCGACAAATCACCCACCGGTGTCTCGCCAGCAGCACATCTTGGTAACGGTTGTGTCGATTTAATTGTTGTTCGCAAATGTTCACGATTAAACTACCTCAGACATTTGATGCGATTGAGTTCATCGGCCAACCAT TTTGATTTTAATTTCGTTGAGGTCCACCGTGTAAAGAAGTTCAAATTCCGACCTTTGACACCTGACGAGACATCAATCCCAGCTTATAGTGCTACAATGGATAGCCTAGACCTTGATAGTGGTTTATTTAGGAGGTCATCGGGTAGCTACAACCTTCCACGTTCCACGAGTACGATTAGTTCAAGCTCTTGGAACATTGATGGAGAAATTAACAGACTTCCTGCGATAGATGTTAA TGTTCACTGTCAGCTGATCAATGTGTTCGCCAGAGGAATAGAACAATTTGAAGACAAAACATCTTGTAACTTCTGCTGCaaagcaaataaaaacaatacagtcACTTGA